A DNA window from Actinomadura coerulea contains the following coding sequences:
- a CDS encoding nitroreductase family deazaflavin-dependent oxidoreductase, which yields MLYGKEHVERYQATDGAEGHDWQGTVTLLLTTTGRRSGKEHTTPLIYQTEGDAYLVVASKGGADEPPLWYRNLEDRPEVKVQVKGDKFTARARTATPEEKPALWRKMTATWPDYDEYQKKTDRDIPVVVLERV from the coding sequence ATGCTGTACGGCAAGGAACACGTCGAGCGGTACCAGGCGACCGACGGCGCGGAGGGACACGACTGGCAGGGCACCGTCACCCTCCTGCTCACCACCACCGGGCGGCGCAGCGGCAAGGAGCACACGACACCGCTCATCTACCAGACGGAAGGCGACGCCTACCTCGTCGTGGCGTCCAAGGGCGGGGCGGACGAGCCGCCGCTCTGGTACCGCAACCTGGAGGACAGGCCCGAGGTGAAGGTGCAGGTGAAGGGCGACAAGTTCACCGCGCGGGCCCGCACGGCGACGCCCGAGGAGAAGCCCGCACTCTGGCGGAAGATGACCGCCACCTGGCCGGACTACGACGAGTACCAGAAGAAGACGGACCGCGACATCCCCGTCGTCGTCCTCGAACGCGTCTGA
- the paaI gene encoding hydroxyphenylacetyl-CoA thioesterase PaaI codes for MDDAAEVARRCAETMYAQDKVAQDLGMRITEIAPGRARLRMTVAGTMVNGHGIAHGGYLFLLADSAFAYACNTYDSVTVAASADVVFVASARAGDVLEATAVERTRYGRSGVYDVTVRRVPGGEVIAEFRGGSRSRDQRVLDGGAP; via the coding sequence GTGGATGATGCGGCGGAGGTGGCGCGGCGGTGCGCCGAGACGATGTACGCGCAGGACAAGGTGGCGCAGGACCTCGGCATGCGGATCACCGAGATCGCGCCGGGGCGGGCGCGGCTGCGGATGACGGTGGCCGGAACCATGGTGAACGGGCACGGGATCGCCCACGGCGGCTACCTGTTCCTGCTCGCCGACTCGGCCTTCGCCTACGCGTGCAACACCTACGACTCCGTGACGGTCGCGGCGTCCGCCGACGTGGTGTTCGTCGCGAGCGCGCGCGCCGGGGACGTCCTGGAGGCGACAGCGGTCGAACGAACCCGGTACGGGCGGAGCGGCGTCTACGACGTCACGGTGCGCCGCGTCCCCGGCGGGGAGGTCATCGCGGAGTTCCGCGGCGGAAGCCGCAGCCGGGACCAGCGCGTCCTGGACGGCGGCGCGCCCTGA
- a CDS encoding AAA family ATPase has protein sequence MTGQAGRHLSPVATMDPEPSLDPGDAAARVVDAVLADLGGGHRGVVVDSPPGAGKSTLVVRAAAHLAEAGERLMIVAQTNEQVDDLIDRIAAKHPGITLGRLSASGYVPSERVMAHPSVRVAQKADDLAERTVVIATGAKWATLSDGSWPWAIVDEAYQMRSDLLLRIAGRFERALFVGDPGQLDPFSTVEVERWAGLTWDPMRSAVSVLLAHNPQLPVHRLPVSWRLPASAAPVVSEAFYPFTGFRAGTGPGDRTLEFAARGMGTTYDHALEEAAATGWAFYELPARHTLRTDSEAVRATAALAVRLLQRGPVAHSERGSEPVDAARVAIGAAHRDQVTAIRAALGPHGEGITVDTANRLQGREYDVTVMLHPLSGRRDATAFHLESGRLCVLASRHRHACVVVARAGIPELLDAHPSAEPVHLGVPVKFPDGWEANQAVLAHLARHRVAGG, from the coding sequence GTGACCGGACAGGCGGGCCGTCATCTGTCGCCGGTGGCGACGATGGACCCGGAGCCGTCCCTCGATCCCGGCGACGCCGCGGCGCGGGTCGTCGACGCGGTCCTGGCCGACCTCGGCGGCGGGCACCGCGGCGTGGTGGTCGACTCCCCGCCGGGCGCGGGCAAGTCGACGCTGGTGGTCCGCGCGGCCGCGCACCTGGCCGAGGCCGGCGAGCGGCTGATGATCGTGGCGCAGACCAACGAGCAGGTCGACGACCTCATCGACCGGATCGCCGCGAAGCACCCCGGCATCACGCTGGGGCGGCTGTCGGCGTCGGGCTACGTGCCGTCCGAGCGGGTCATGGCGCATCCGTCCGTGCGGGTGGCGCAGAAGGCCGACGACCTCGCCGAGCGCACCGTCGTCATCGCGACGGGCGCGAAGTGGGCCACGCTCTCGGACGGGTCCTGGCCGTGGGCGATCGTCGACGAGGCGTACCAGATGCGCTCGGACCTGCTCCTGCGCATCGCCGGGCGGTTCGAGCGGGCGCTGTTCGTCGGCGACCCCGGCCAGCTCGACCCGTTCTCCACCGTCGAGGTCGAACGCTGGGCGGGCCTCACCTGGGACCCGATGCGCAGCGCCGTGTCGGTCCTGCTCGCGCACAACCCGCAGCTTCCCGTCCACCGGCTGCCGGTGTCCTGGCGGCTGCCCGCGTCGGCGGCGCCGGTGGTGTCGGAGGCGTTCTACCCGTTCACCGGGTTCCGCGCCGGGACGGGGCCGGGCGACCGGACGCTGGAGTTCGCCGCGCGCGGCATGGGGACCACCTACGACCACGCGCTCGAAGAGGCGGCGGCGACCGGGTGGGCCTTCTACGAGCTGCCCGCCCGGCACACGCTGCGCACCGACTCCGAAGCCGTCCGCGCGACGGCGGCGCTCGCCGTCCGGCTGCTGCAGCGCGGCCCCGTCGCGCACTCCGAACGGGGCTCGGAGCCGGTGGACGCCGCGCGCGTCGCGATCGGCGCGGCCCACCGCGACCAGGTCACCGCGATCCGCGCCGCGCTCGGCCCGCACGGCGAGGGCATCACCGTCGACACCGCCAACCGGCTCCAGGGCCGCGAGTACGACGTGACGGTCATGCTGCACCCGCTGTCGGGGCGCCGCGACGCGACCGCGTTCCACCTGGAGTCGGGGCGGCTGTGCGTGCTGGCGTCGCGGCACCGGCACGCGTGCGTCGTGGTGGCGCGCGCGGGCATCCCCGAGCTGCTGGACGCGCATCCGTCCGCCGAGCCGGTGCACCTCGGCGTGCCGGTCAAGTTCCCGGACGGGTGGGAGGCGAACCAGGCGGTCCTGGCGCATCTGGCCCGGCACCGCGTCGCCGGCGGCTAG
- the pip gene encoding prolyl aminopeptidase, with product MREYYPPIEPYDSGLLDVGDGDRVYWETCGNPDGLPAVFLHGGPGGGLLPDQRRFFDPARYRIVLFDQRNCGRSLPCAGDPAVPLDRNTTPHLVADMERLREHLSIERWLVYGGSWGSTLALAYAQAHPDRVGAMVLRGIYLVRPWDEAWGLAPTGAARLFPAEWAAFRDAIPPAEQGDLLSAYGRRVGHPDPAVHVPAARAWAAWELAANTLLPVPPPELDVAVMVAFARIMNHYIANGGFLPPGGLLAGVDRIRHIPAVIVNGRYDVKTPLEQAWDLHRAWPEAEFHIVEDAGHGGGEPGTRDRLIEATDAFAAHFPAKWAPPHVPPKSLQ from the coding sequence TTGCGGGAGTACTACCCACCGATCGAGCCGTACGACTCCGGGCTGCTGGACGTCGGCGACGGCGACCGCGTCTACTGGGAGACCTGCGGCAATCCCGACGGACTGCCCGCGGTGTTCCTGCACGGCGGGCCCGGAGGGGGACTGCTGCCCGACCAGCGGCGGTTCTTCGACCCGGCCCGGTACCGCATCGTCCTGTTCGACCAGCGCAACTGCGGCCGGAGCCTGCCCTGCGCCGGCGACCCTGCGGTGCCGCTCGACCGCAACACCACACCGCACCTGGTGGCCGACATGGAGCGCCTGCGCGAGCACCTGTCGATCGAACGCTGGCTCGTGTACGGCGGCAGCTGGGGGAGCACCCTCGCGCTCGCGTACGCGCAGGCGCACCCCGACCGGGTCGGCGCGATGGTGCTGCGCGGCATCTACCTCGTCCGCCCCTGGGACGAGGCGTGGGGGCTGGCCCCGACCGGCGCGGCGCGCCTGTTCCCGGCCGAGTGGGCGGCCTTCCGGGACGCGATCCCGCCCGCCGAGCAGGGCGACCTGCTGTCCGCCTACGGCCGCCGGGTCGGCCACCCGGACCCGGCCGTCCACGTTCCGGCCGCCCGTGCCTGGGCCGCGTGGGAGCTGGCGGCCAACACGCTCCTGCCCGTCCCGCCGCCGGAGCTGGACGTCGCGGTGATGGTGGCCTTCGCCCGCATCATGAACCACTACATCGCGAACGGGGGCTTCCTCCCGCCCGGGGGCCTTCTCGCGGGCGTGGACCGGATCCGGCACATCCCCGCCGTGATCGTGAACGGGCGGTACGACGTGAAGACGCCGCTGGAGCAGGCGTGGGACCTGCACCGCGCGTGGCCGGAGGCGGAATTCCACATCGTCGAGGACGCCGGGCACGGCGGCGGCGAGCCCGGCACGCGCGACCGCCTGATCGAGGCCACCGACGCCTTCGCCGCTCACTTTCCCGCGAAGTGGGCGCCCCCACATGTACCACCCAAGTCACTGCAGTGA
- a CDS encoding class I SAM-dependent methyltransferase, whose translation MTGDYWNHNTHYHGVVLRNVPRGCGEALDVGCGDGLLVRRLAPRAAHVTGLDRSPDMVAEAARSSGGVGNVDFVEAGLLEYDLPEDFYDFVCSVAAIHHMDFAKGLTAMRGAVRPGGTLVVIGLANNGGPRDRAHAAAGLPAHYFHRLRNRRRAGDPDAPVMDPDMTWGEVRDEALRLLPGAAFRKHLLWRYSLVWRKPR comes from the coding sequence ATGACCGGCGACTACTGGAACCACAACACGCACTACCACGGCGTCGTGCTGCGCAACGTGCCGCGGGGATGCGGTGAGGCGCTGGACGTCGGCTGCGGGGACGGCCTGCTGGTGCGCCGCCTCGCGCCCCGCGCGGCGCACGTCACCGGGCTCGACCGGTCGCCGGACATGGTCGCCGAGGCGGCGCGGTCGAGCGGGGGCGTCGGCAACGTCGACTTCGTCGAGGCGGGCCTCCTCGAATACGACCTGCCGGAGGACTTCTACGACTTCGTCTGCAGCGTCGCCGCCATCCACCACATGGACTTCGCCAAGGGCCTGACGGCGATGCGCGGCGCCGTCAGGCCCGGCGGCACCCTGGTGGTCATCGGGCTGGCGAACAACGGGGGGCCGCGTGACCGGGCGCACGCCGCGGCCGGCCTGCCGGCGCACTACTTCCACCGGCTCCGCAACCGCCGGCGCGCGGGCGATCCCGACGCCCCGGTCATGGACCCCGACATGACGTGGGGCGAGGTGCGGGACGAGGCGCTGCGGCTGCTTCCCGGCGCCGCGTTCCGCAAGCACCTGCTGTGGCGCTACTCCCTCGTGTGGCGCAAGCCGCGCTGA
- a CDS encoding VOC family protein — MDVLSSRILLRPADPARTRRFYRDVLGLAVYREFGPADSPGVVFFLGPGFLEVSGHGGGRTGSSPMLWLQVRDVRAEHERLAAAGARVTREPREELWGLVEMWIEDPDGVKIVIVEVPEGHPLRRDPRS; from the coding sequence ATGGACGTACTGAGCAGCCGCATCCTGCTTCGCCCCGCCGATCCGGCGCGCACCCGGCGCTTCTACCGCGACGTGCTCGGCCTCGCCGTGTACCGGGAGTTCGGCCCGGCCGACTCCCCCGGCGTGGTGTTCTTCCTCGGTCCGGGATTCCTGGAGGTGTCGGGGCACGGCGGCGGCCGCACCGGGTCGTCGCCGATGCTCTGGCTCCAGGTCCGCGACGTCCGGGCCGAGCACGAACGGCTCGCGGCCGCCGGCGCCCGCGTCACGCGGGAGCCGCGCGAGGAACTCTGGGGACTGGTCGAGATGTGGATCGAGGACCCGGACGGCGTCAAGATCGTTATTGTGGAGGTGCCGGAGGGGCACCCCCTCCGCCGCGACCCGCGCTCCTGA
- a CDS encoding NAD(P)-dependent oxidoreductase — protein sequence MTQVAVLGTGIMGAAMARNLLRKGHGVAAWNRTAARAEPLAADGAAVAASPAEAVRGADVVITMLNDAETALEVMEDAGPALSAGQIWAQMGTVGVADVPRLARFAAGHGLTFVDSPVQGTKQPAEQGRLIILAAGPQDARKALEPVFGAVGGKTVWLDEDGAGGAGTRLKLAAVSYAISLTSVVAESVALAKGLGLDPSLLGEVLTGGPLDSPYLQAKMKAMLDGDFEPSFAVRNAEKNTRLIHDSAEAAGVRVDVNDAAGERFRRAIEQGHGDEDMAATYRASFAD from the coding sequence ATGACTCAGGTCGCAGTGCTCGGCACAGGGATCATGGGCGCCGCGATGGCCCGCAACCTGCTGCGGAAGGGCCACGGGGTCGCCGCCTGGAACCGCACGGCCGCCCGCGCGGAACCGCTCGCCGCCGACGGCGCCGCCGTCGCGGCCTCCCCCGCCGAGGCCGTCCGGGGCGCCGACGTCGTCATCACCATGCTGAACGACGCGGAGACCGCCCTGGAGGTGATGGAGGACGCCGGCCCAGCGCTGAGCGCCGGGCAGATCTGGGCGCAGATGGGCACGGTCGGCGTCGCGGACGTGCCCCGGCTGGCCCGGTTCGCCGCCGGCCACGGGCTGACGTTCGTCGACTCCCCCGTGCAGGGCACCAAGCAGCCCGCCGAGCAGGGGAGGCTCATCATCCTCGCGGCCGGGCCGCAGGACGCGCGCAAGGCCCTGGAGCCGGTCTTCGGCGCGGTCGGCGGCAAGACGGTGTGGCTGGACGAGGACGGCGCGGGCGGCGCGGGCACCCGGCTCAAGCTGGCCGCCGTGAGCTACGCCATCTCGCTGACCTCGGTCGTCGCCGAGTCGGTGGCGCTGGCGAAGGGCCTCGGGCTCGACCCGTCCCTGCTCGGCGAGGTCCTCACCGGCGGCCCGCTCGACAGCCCCTACCTCCAGGCCAAGATGAAGGCGATGCTCGACGGCGACTTCGAGCCGAGCTTCGCGGTCCGCAACGCCGAGAAGAACACCCGGCTCATCCACGACTCGGCCGAGGCCGCGGGCGTGCGCGTCGACGTGAACGACGCGGCGGGCGAGCGCTTCCGGCGCGCCATCGAGCAGGGGCACGGCGACGAGGACATGGCCGCCACCTACCGCGCGAGCTTCGCGGACTGA
- a CDS encoding ABC transporter permease, giving the protein MIAHAVAAEWRKLNSIRSTYWVLAATAAFTGFTVLLAVQMAHVWDGLSADRREELLLRPLQELSTWAASLCLAVLGALSVTSEYRTGMIRASFTVLPRRPVLLAAKATVVGTVALVAGEAATVGSFLGVRLVIGDRPFPDQHASIAHDLPGFLVEGTAVPMFALLGLSLGVLLRSTAGTLVSVVFLWHVLPLLVFHLPRPWSERIGSVMPGGLPAQMAGLSADNSVYGDLLSPGAATALLLAYALVPLGLAALVLAGRDA; this is encoded by the coding sequence GTGATCGCCCATGCGGTCGCCGCGGAGTGGCGGAAGCTGAACTCGATCCGCTCGACCTACTGGGTGCTGGCCGCGACGGCGGCCTTCACAGGGTTCACCGTGCTTCTCGCGGTCCAGATGGCGCACGTGTGGGACGGTCTGTCCGCCGATCGCCGTGAAGAACTCCTGCTGCGCCCGCTGCAGGAGCTCAGCACGTGGGCGGCGTCGCTGTGCCTGGCGGTGCTCGGCGCGCTGTCCGTCACGTCCGAGTACCGAACGGGGATGATCCGCGCGAGCTTCACCGTGCTCCCGAGGCGCCCCGTGCTGCTGGCGGCCAAGGCGACAGTGGTGGGGACGGTCGCCCTTGTCGCCGGGGAGGCCGCGACGGTCGGCTCGTTCCTCGGCGTCCGGCTGGTCATCGGCGACCGCCCGTTCCCGGACCAGCACGCGTCCATCGCCCACGACCTGCCCGGCTTCCTCGTCGAGGGGACGGCGGTGCCGATGTTCGCGCTGCTCGGGCTGTCACTGGGCGTGCTGCTGCGCTCCACGGCGGGGACGCTCGTGTCGGTGGTGTTCCTGTGGCACGTCCTGCCGCTGCTCGTCTTCCACCTGCCGCGGCCGTGGAGCGAGCGCATCGGCTCGGTCATGCCCGGCGGCCTGCCCGCCCAGATGGCGGGGCTCAGCGCGGACAACTCCGTCTACGGCGACCTGCTGTCCCCCGGCGCGGCGACGGCCCTGCTGCTCGCGTACGCGCTCGTACCGCTCGGTCTGGCCGCCCTGGTCCTCGCCGGGCGAGACGCCTGA
- a CDS encoding chromosome segregation ATPase: MPNSEERDNSGPEETAAAPQGAVSEGSAYEGTTYESAVYEGTGSGAPVETAVARMGDPVTVWPCANCGRPVPQPVGAARTVRYCQDNDGACAREARERRDRGRDAPGLTGQVASAWEIVERMERAADALADSLTSELSVAGVERRVAEVRAEAARELAIAQSERDASQRKAEEAWHEAVSSRKRAEAAEGEAGRAREEARLATAKRDAAQQAWEEAHQIAQQSMTAKLAAESERDRVAARESELLAALEAARAELVGLHAKLAEAEGAAEAQRVEAAVAKQGAEDLRNAMRDTEAQRQRAMQAASKAEAERTTAMRAQSEAEAEVVRANARADEAAKERDAALAQAAAATSERDELNTKVNDQAVQLGQLSQSVAEQQAALTALAEERDAARAEADRARRQIDQLTHNTLSSNFPPGGRMSGGGHPGPPPGAPPAGAPGPAPAPGMPPGPPPIGGPFPGGSPARPGAPAPLGLPVPSPAPVPNGTPASATGGHPAPGGHPPNHGRPLNGADREDPLFTGP, translated from the coding sequence ATGCCTAACAGCGAAGAGCGCGACAATAGCGGCCCGGAGGAGACGGCCGCGGCTCCCCAGGGCGCGGTCTCCGAGGGCTCGGCGTACGAGGGCACAACGTACGAGAGCGCGGTGTACGAGGGCACGGGGTCCGGGGCGCCCGTCGAGACCGCGGTCGCGCGCATGGGCGACCCGGTCACGGTCTGGCCGTGCGCCAACTGCGGGCGTCCCGTCCCGCAGCCGGTCGGCGCCGCCCGCACCGTCCGCTACTGCCAGGACAACGACGGGGCCTGCGCCCGCGAGGCGCGCGAGCGCCGCGACCGCGGCCGGGACGCGCCGGGCCTCACCGGGCAGGTCGCGTCGGCGTGGGAGATCGTCGAGCGGATGGAGCGGGCCGCCGACGCGCTCGCCGACTCGCTGACCTCCGAGCTGAGCGTCGCCGGCGTGGAGCGCCGCGTCGCCGAGGTGCGGGCCGAGGCCGCCCGCGAGCTCGCCATCGCGCAGAGCGAGCGCGACGCCTCCCAGCGCAAGGCCGAGGAGGCGTGGCACGAGGCCGTCTCGTCCCGCAAGCGCGCCGAGGCGGCCGAGGGGGAGGCCGGCCGCGCCCGCGAGGAGGCCAGGCTCGCCACCGCCAAGCGCGACGCCGCGCAGCAGGCGTGGGAGGAGGCCCACCAGATCGCGCAGCAGTCCATGACGGCCAAGCTCGCCGCTGAGAGCGAGCGCGACCGGGTCGCGGCCCGGGAGAGCGAGCTGCTCGCCGCGCTGGAGGCCGCGCGGGCCGAGCTCGTCGGCCTGCACGCCAAGCTCGCCGAGGCGGAGGGCGCCGCCGAGGCGCAGCGCGTGGAGGCCGCGGTCGCCAAGCAGGGCGCCGAGGACCTGCGCAACGCCATGCGCGACACCGAGGCCCAGCGGCAGCGCGCCATGCAGGCCGCCAGCAAGGCCGAGGCCGAGCGCACCACCGCCATGCGCGCGCAGTCCGAGGCCGAGGCGGAGGTCGTCCGCGCCAACGCCCGCGCCGACGAGGCCGCCAAGGAGCGCGACGCCGCGCTGGCGCAGGCCGCGGCCGCGACGTCCGAGCGGGACGAGCTGAACACCAAGGTCAACGACCAGGCGGTGCAGCTAGGGCAGCTGTCGCAGTCGGTCGCCGAGCAGCAGGCGGCGCTCACCGCCCTCGCCGAGGAGCGCGACGCCGCCCGCGCCGAGGCCGACCGCGCCCGCCGCCAGATCGACCAGCTCACCCACAACACGCTGTCGTCGAACTTCCCGCCCGGCGGCCGGATGTCCGGCGGCGGCCACCCCGGGCCCCCGCCCGGCGCGCCGCCCGCCGGAGCACCCGGCCCCGCCCCGGCTCCCGGCATGCCGCCGGGCCCGCCCCCGATCGGCGGCCCCTTCCCGGGCGGATCCCCCGCCCGTCCGGGCGCGCCGGCCCCCCTCGGGCTCCCCGTCCCGAGCCCGGCTCCCGTCCCGAACGGGACGCCGGCCTCGGCCACCGGCGGCCACCCCGCGCCGGGCGGCCACCCCCCGAACCACGGCCGCCCCCTCAACGGCGCGGACCGGGAGGACCCCCTGTTCACCGGCCCCTGA
- a CDS encoding phosphotransferase enzyme family protein, translating into MPTSESADARDRADTEHRADGGGQAADDAPPLPPRLLKRWEIGAPDAVAPLAAGPGDRSWRVDAAGGAFFLREHTGADRRRVLFQHGVTAALDAAGLPVLAPVPARGGRTLVTAAGRGYVLYPWVGGRGRGGLELTFTQCEALGELLGRLHAALDELTPPVQQSMLVPTARAADAAAAVEAMLRDVPDGGDGTDFDALTARRLRERRALLTEFAGHQPPDIEVSTVGHLHGSFHAEHLRYGGSGNVTAVLGWGGLTTGPVAGEVVRSAARLFACEDERGLDLDRVQAFVRGHRSAFPLDAGQIQSAVHREWWERLCDVAPLRHRYLGEDGAGERGPATLVGWWSAHLDRTLDAFAVPYTAGYADAPGDSPAYG; encoded by the coding sequence GTGCCGACGTCCGAGAGTGCCGACGCCAGAGACAGGGCTGACACCGAACACCGGGCCGACGGCGGCGGGCAGGCGGCGGACGACGCGCCACCGCTCCCGCCGCGGCTGCTGAAGCGCTGGGAGATCGGCGCGCCGGACGCGGTGGCCCCGCTGGCCGCGGGCCCGGGCGACCGGAGCTGGCGCGTCGACGCGGCGGGCGGAGCGTTCTTCCTCAGGGAGCACACCGGCGCCGACCGGCGCCGCGTGCTGTTCCAGCACGGCGTCACGGCCGCGCTCGACGCGGCCGGCCTTCCGGTGCTCGCGCCCGTGCCGGCGCGGGGCGGCCGCACGCTGGTCACCGCCGCCGGCCGCGGATACGTCCTGTACCCGTGGGTCGGCGGCCGCGGCCGCGGCGGGCTGGAGCTGACGTTCACCCAGTGCGAGGCCCTCGGCGAGCTGCTCGGACGGCTGCACGCCGCGCTCGACGAGCTCACGCCGCCCGTCCAGCAGAGCATGCTCGTGCCGACCGCGCGAGCCGCCGACGCGGCCGCCGCCGTCGAGGCGATGCTGCGCGACGTCCCGGACGGCGGGGACGGCACCGACTTCGACGCGCTGACCGCGCGCCGCCTGCGGGAGCGCCGCGCCCTGCTCACCGAGTTCGCCGGGCACCAGCCGCCCGACATCGAGGTCAGCACGGTCGGGCACCTGCACGGCTCCTTCCACGCCGAGCACCTCCGCTACGGCGGGTCGGGCAACGTCACCGCCGTGCTCGGCTGGGGCGGCCTCACCACGGGCCCGGTCGCGGGGGAGGTCGTGCGCTCGGCGGCACGGCTGTTCGCCTGCGAGGACGAGCGCGGCCTCGACCTCGACCGCGTCCAGGCGTTCGTGCGGGGGCACCGCTCCGCCTTCCCGCTGGACGCCGGGCAGATCCAGTCGGCCGTGCACCGGGAATGGTGGGAGCGGCTCTGCGACGTCGCGCCGCTGCGGCACCGCTACCTGGGCGAGGACGGCGCGGGCGAGCGCGGCCCCGCGACGCTCGTGGGCTGGTGGTCGGCTCATCTCGACCGCACCCTCGACGCCTTCGCCGTGCCCTACACCGCCGGTTACGCCGACGCGCCCGGCGACAGCCCCGCCTACGGCTGA
- a CDS encoding ABC transporter ATP-binding protein: MPDVVLNADKIDLVRERRSLLDRVTLTVLRGEHWALIGPNGAGKSTLLGVLGAYTHPTRGTAEILGRRLGRVDVQELRRLIGQVNPRHPLESARTVREIVLTGVTGTIELVPRWTPAEADLRRADELIALMGLTPRTDARWPNLSQGERGRALIARALMPDPPLLLLDEPATGLDVAARERLLAALDRLRAERPGLTTVLVTHHLEELPLSTSHALLLREGRVLASGPAGEVLTTELVSACFDHPITISRSNGRWAATAGRI, from the coding sequence GTGCCCGACGTCGTGCTGAACGCCGACAAGATCGATCTGGTCCGCGAGCGGCGGTCGCTGCTCGACCGCGTCACGCTGACGGTGCTGCGCGGCGAGCACTGGGCGCTGATCGGCCCGAACGGCGCCGGCAAGAGCACGCTGCTCGGCGTCCTCGGCGCCTACACCCATCCGACGCGCGGCACGGCGGAGATCCTCGGGCGCCGGCTCGGCCGCGTGGACGTGCAGGAGCTGCGCAGGCTGATCGGGCAGGTCAACCCGCGCCACCCCCTGGAGTCGGCGCGGACGGTCCGCGAGATCGTCCTGACCGGCGTGACGGGCACCATCGAGCTCGTCCCGCGCTGGACGCCGGCCGAGGCGGACCTGCGCCGCGCGGACGAACTGATCGCGCTGATGGGCCTCACGCCCCGCACGGACGCGCGCTGGCCGAACCTGTCGCAGGGGGAGCGGGGCCGCGCGCTGATCGCGCGGGCGCTGATGCCCGACCCGCCGCTGCTCCTGCTCGACGAGCCCGCCACGGGCCTGGACGTCGCCGCCCGGGAGCGGCTGCTCGCCGCCCTCGACCGGCTGCGCGCCGAGCGCCCCGGCCTGACCACCGTGCTCGTCACGCACCACCTGGAGGAGCTGCCGCTCAGCACCAGCCACGCGCTGCTGCTGCGCGAGGGCCGCGTACTCGCCTCCGGACCGGCCGGCGAGGTGCTCACGACCGAGCTGGTCAGCGCGTGCTTCGACCATCCGATCACCATCAGCCGAAGCAACGGGCGCTGGGCCGCGACAGCCGGACGGATCTGA
- a CDS encoding helix-turn-helix domain-containing protein produces MRESRGISTEQAGYEIRGSHSKISRMELGRVGFKERDVADLLTLYGVSDPAERAPLLALAKEANTPGWWHRYGDILPSWFEVYLGLEEAASLLRTYELQFVPGLLQTEDYARAVIRLGYSDASDEEVERRVQIRTTRQERFTSPEAPTLWAVLDEAVVRRPLGGRDVMRDQIRHLIEVSELPNVTLQIVPFGAGGHAAAGGPFTILRFAEPGLSDVVYLEQLTSALYLDKPTDVDTYMRAMNNLCITAERPDETSRYLTRVLNEL; encoded by the coding sequence ATGCGCGAGTCGCGCGGCATCTCCACCGAGCAGGCGGGCTACGAGATCCGCGGCTCGCACTCCAAGATCAGCCGAATGGAACTGGGCAGGGTCGGTTTCAAGGAGCGCGACGTCGCCGACCTGCTCACCCTGTACGGGGTCTCCGACCCCGCGGAGCGCGCCCCGCTGCTGGCCCTCGCCAAGGAGGCCAACACCCCCGGCTGGTGGCACCGTTACGGCGACATCCTCCCGAGCTGGTTCGAGGTGTACCTGGGGCTGGAGGAGGCCGCCTCCCTCCTGCGCACCTACGAGTTGCAGTTCGTTCCCGGCCTCCTGCAGACCGAGGACTACGCGCGCGCCGTCATCCGGCTCGGGTACTCCGACGCCAGCGACGAGGAGGTCGAGCGCCGCGTCCAGATCCGCACCACCCGGCAGGAGCGGTTCACCTCGCCCGAGGCGCCGACGCTGTGGGCCGTACTGGACGAGGCGGTCGTGCGCCGCCCGCTGGGCGGCCGCGACGTGATGCGCGACCAGATCCGGCATCTGATCGAGGTGTCGGAACTGCCCAACGTCACCCTCCAGATCGTGCCGTTCGGCGCGGGAGGGCACGCCGCCGCGGGAGGCCCGTTCACCATCCTGCGCTTCGCCGAGCCCGGCCTGTCCGACGTCGTCTACCTGGAGCAGCTCACCAGCGCGCTCTACCTCGACAAGCCGACCGACGTCGACACCTACATGCGCGCGATGAACAACCTGTGCATCACCGCCGAACGTCCCGACGAGACGTCGCGCTACCTCACCCGGGTCCTGAACGAGTTGTGA